GGGCGCGTGGGCGGTGCCCGCGCGGACGGCGAGCTGGTGTTCGCCGGAGGCCAGCGCGAGCGGCACCGCGAGGTCGGCTTCGGCCGCCGGGTCGAGGTCGAGCAGGGTGAACCGGCCGGGTGTCTCGGACTGCGCGGAGCGTACGAGTCCCCAGACGGCGGCGCCCGCGAGGTCGGCCACGTCCTCCTCGCCGTCGGTGGACACGGCGCGGCGGGTGACGACGACCAGCGGGCGGGGGTCGTCGTCCTGGAGGGCTTCGAGGGCGGCGCGGGTGGCGGCGCGGACGGCGCCGGGGTCCGCGCCGGGCACGCTGTGCAGGACGCGGGCGTCGTCCGCGCCGTCGGCGGCGGGGTCCTGGGTGTCGTAGTCGCTGTCGGTGGTGTCGGTGCCGAGCCAGGGCACGGGCTGCCAGCCGACGCGGTACAGCGCGTCGTCGGGCCGGGCGCCGTGCGTGCCGGCGTCCCGCAGGTGGGTGAGCGGGCGGGCGGCGAGCGAGTCGACGGTCGCGACGGGCGCGCCGGTGGCGTCGGCCAGGTCGAGGGTGAAGGTGTCGGTGCCGGTGGGGGCGAGCCGGACGCGCAGCGCCGAGGCACCCACCGCGTGCAGGGACACGCCCGCGAACATGAACGGCAGGCGTGCCGTGTCGTCGTCGGAGCCGTCGCCGAGCAGTGCGAGGGAGTGCAGGGCGGCGTCGAAGGCGGCGGGGTGCAGGCCGAAGGAGGCGGCGTCGGCGGCGGGGCGCTCGTCGAGGCGTACCTCGGCGAAGAGTTCGTCGCCCCGGCGCCAGGCGCCGCGCAGGGCGCGGAAGACGGGGCCGTAGTCGAGTCCGGAGGCGGCGTGCCGCTCGTACAGGCCGGTGAGGTCGACGGGTTCGGCCTCCGGCGGGGGCCAGGCGGTGAGGGGTTCGCCGGGCGCGGTGTGCGCGGTGGCGGGATCGGCGAGGAGTCCGGCGGCGTGCAGGGTCCAGGGCCGGTCGGCGGTGGCGTCCTCGGGGCGGGCGTGGACGGCGACGGTGCGGGTGCCGTCGGGGCCGGGGGCGCCGACGGTGACCTGGACGCGGACGGCCTCGCCGGCCGGGAGCACCAGGGGTACTTCGAGGGCGAGTTCGTCGAGCCGGCCGCTGCCGACCTGGTCGCCCGCGCGGACGGCGAGTTCGACCATGGCGGTGCCGGGCACCACGATCCGGCCGCCGACGACGTGGTCGGCGAGCCAGGGGTGGGTGCGGGCGGAGAGGCGGCCGGTGAGGACGGCCCCGTCGGTGTCGGCGAGCAGGGTGGCGGCGCCGAGCAGCGGGTGGTCGGCGGAGTCGAGCCCGGCGGAGGAGACGTCGCCGCCGCCGGTGGCGGGGTCGGCCCAGTAGCGCTGCCGCTGGAAGGCGGTGGTGGGCAGCGCGACGCGGCGGGCGCCCCGGAAGAGGGCGGACCAGTCGACGTCGAGTCCGGCGGTGTGGAGCCGGCCGACGGCGGCCAGGAGGGTCTCGGTCTCGGGGCGGTCGCGCCGCGCGGCGGCGGCGAGGACGGCGTCGGGGGAGGCCAGGCCGGTGCGGGCCATGGCGGTGAGGACGGCGTCGGGGCCCAGTTCCAGGAAGCGGGTGACACCGGCCTGTTCGAGGGTGCGGACGCCGTCGTGGAAGCGTACGGCGTCCCGTACGTGCCGCACCCAGTGGTCGGCGGTGGCGAGGGCGTCGCCCGCGAGGGCGCCGGTGAGGTTGGACACGACGGGCAGGGTGGCCCGGTGGTAGGTGAGGCTTTCGGCGACCGCCCGGAACTCGGCCAGCATCGGTTCCATCAGCGGCGAGTGGAAGGCGTGCGAGACGGCGAGGCGCCTGGTCTTCTCGAAGTGCGCGGCCAGTTCGGTGACGTCGGCCTCGGCGCCGGAGACGACGACGGCGTCGGGTCCGTTCACGGCGGCGATGCCGACCCGCTCGGACAGCAGCGGCAGGACGTCCGCCTCGGTGGCGCGGACGGCGATCATCGCGCCGCCCGCGGGCAGTTCCTGCATCAGCCGGCCGCGGGCGGCGACGAGCGCGCAGGCGTCGTCCAGGGTGAGGACCCCGGCGACGTGGGCGGCGGTGATCTCGCCGACGGAGTGTCCGGCGAGGTAGTCGGGGGTAATGCCCCAGGACTCCACGAGGCGGTACAGCGCCACCTCGTGGGCGAAGAGCGCGGCCTGGGTGCGGGCGGTGCGGTTCAGCGGCTCGGGGTCGGTGCCGAAGACCGTGTCGCGCAGTCCGTCGTCGAAGCGGGCGCAGATGTCGTCGAAGGCGGCGGCGAAGACCGGGAACCGGTCGTACAGTTCGCGGCCCATGCCGGGGCGCTGGGAGCCCTGGCCGGTGAAGAGGAAGGCGGTGTGGCCCTTGACGACCCGGCCGGTGAGCGTGCCGGGCGCGCCGTCGGCGACCTGTGCCATGCCGTGCAGGAGCGCGTCGCGGTCGGCGCCGAGGACGACGGCGCGGTACTCCTGCGGGGTGCGGGCGGTGGCGAGGGCGTGGGCGACGTCGGCGGGGTCCTCCTCGGCGACGGCGGCGACGACCCGGGCGGCCTGTGCGCGCAGTGCCTCCTCGGTGCGGCCGGAGACGAGCCAGGGCAGCGGGGACGGGGCGGTACGCGGCTCGGGCGCCGGGCCGTCGGCCGCGACGGCGGGCTCGGGCGCGGGCGCCTCCTCGATGATGGTGTGCGCGTTGGTGCCGCTGACGCCGAAGGACGACACGGCGGCGCGGCGCGGCCGGTCCGACCCGGGCCAGGGGCGGGCCTCGCCGAGCAGCCGGACGTCGCCCGCCGTCCAGTCGACGCGGGTGGACGCCTGGTCGGCGTGGAGCGTCTTCGGCAGGACGCCGTGCCGCAGCGCCAGCACCATCTTGATGACGCCGGCGACTCCGGCGGCGGCCTGGGTGTGCCCGATGTTCGACTTGACGGAGCCGAGCCACAGGGGCCGGCCCTGCGGCCGGTCGTGGCCGTAGGTGGCGAGCAGCGCCTGCGCCTCGATGGGGTCGCCGAGCGGGGTGCCGGTGCCGTGCGCCTCGACGGCGTCGATGTCGGCGGGCGTGAGGCCCGCGCTGTCCAGCGCCTGGCGGATGACACGCCGCTGGGAGGGCCCGTTGGGGGCGGTGAGCCCGTTGGACGCGCCGTCCTGGTTGACGGCGGAGCCGCGTACGACTGCGAGCACCTCGTGGCCGTTGCGGCGGGCGTCGGACAGCCGTTCCAGGACCAGTACGCCGACGCCCTCGCCCCAGCCGGTGCCGTCGGCGTCGTCGGAGAAGGACTTGCAGCGGCCGTCGAGGGCGAGCCCGCGCTGGCGGCTGAAGGCGACGAAGGAGCCCGGGGTGGTCATCACCGACACGCCGCCCGCGAGGGCGAGGGTGCACTCCTCCTGCCGCAGGGCCTGCGCGGCGAGGTGGAGCGCGACCAGCGCGGAGGAGCAGGCGGTGTCGACGGTGACGGCGGGGCCCTCGACGCCCAGGGTGTAGGAGACGCGCCCGGAGATCACCGCGGCGAGCGTGCCGGTGCCCAGCGCCTCGCCCTCGTCGGCGGAGCGGGCCAGCAGGTCGCGGTAGTCCTGGCCGTTGGTGCCGGTGAAGACGCCGACGCGGGTGCCGCGTACGGAACCGGGTGCGATCCCGGCGTCCTCCAGCGCCTCCCAGGACGTCTCCAGGAGCAGCCGCTGCTGCGGGTCCATGGTGACGGCCTCGCGGGGCGAGATCCCGAAGAAGTCGGGGTCGAAGTCCGCGACGGACTCCAGGAACCCGCCCCTGCGCACATAGCTCTTGCCCGCCGCGTCCGGATCGGGGTCGTACAGCCCCTCCACGTCCCAGCCCCGGTCGCCGGGGAACTCCGTGATGGCGTCCGTGCCCTCGGACAGCAGCCGCCACAGCTCGTCGGGGGTGCTGACGCCGCCGGGGAAGCGGCAGCTCATCCCGACGACGGCGATCGGCTCCTGGTTCTCGGACTCGGCCTCGTGCAGCCGCCTGCGCGTCTCGTGGAGTTCCGCCGAGACCCGCTTGAGGTAGCTGAGCAGCTTGTCATCGTCTGTCATCGGATGTCGCCACTTCTGTGCGGAAGGGAGGGGGCCGTGGTCGTGCCGGACGGGCGGGTCCGGGTCACGCCGAGCCGAGTTCTCGGTCGATGAACGCGAACACGTCGTCGGCGGACGCCTCTTCGAGCCGTCCCGCGACGGCGCCCGTGTCGTCCTGGCGCGCCACCCGTTCGTCGAGGCCGTTGAGTACGGCGCGGACGCGGGAGGGGACCCGGCCCTCCTGGAGGTCGGCGGCGGACAGTTCGGCCAACCGGGCGGCCAGCCGGTCGAGTTCGGCCAGGACGGAGTCCACGGACTCCTCGGCGCCGCCGAGTTCGGTGCCGAGGTGCTTGGCGAGGGCGGCGGGGGTCGCGTAGTCGAAGATCAGCGTGGCGGGCAGCGGGACACCGGCCGCGGCGCTGATCCGGTTGCGCAGGTCGACGGAGCTGAGCGAGTCGAAGCCGAGGTCGCGGAAGGCGGTGGTGGCCTCGACTCCGTCGGGCCCGCTGTGCCCGAGCACGGTGGCGGCCTGGCCGCAGACCAGGTCCTGGAGGGCGCGGTCGCGTTCGCCCGCCGTCAGTCCGGCGAGTGTGCGGGCGAAGTCGTCGGGCACGGCGCTGTCGGCGGCGGGGGCCGCCTGGACCTCGGGCAGGTCGCCGAAGAGCGGCGCGGGCCGCCCGGCGGCGAACGCGGCGGCGAACGCCGACCAGTCGACGTCCGCGAGGGTGACGACGGTGTCGCCGCTGTCCAGGGCGCGGCGCAGCGCGGTGAGCGCCCGGTCGGGGTCGAGCTGGCGGATGCCGAGGGCGCGTCCGGCGTCGCGGACGGTGTGGTCGGCGGCCATGCCGCCGCCGCCCCAGGGGCCCCAGGCGACCGAGGTGGCGGGCAGTCCGGTGGCGCGCCGGTACTCGGCGAGGGCGTCGAGGGAGGCGTTGGCCGCCGCGTAGTTGGCCTGGCCGGCGCCGCCGACGGTCGCGGTGAGCGAGGAGAAGAGGACGAACGCGTTCAGGTCGCTGTCCTGTGTCAGTTCGTGCAGGTGGTGCGCGGTCTCGGCCTTGGAGCGCAGGACGGTGTCGAAGCGCTCGGGGGTGAGCGCGTCGAGTACGCCGTCGTCCAGCACGCCCGCCAGGTGGAAGACGGCGGTGAGCGGGTGGGCGGCGGGCACGGTGCCGAGGAGCGCGGCCAGCGCGGACCGGTCGGACGTGTCGCAGGCGGCGAGGGTGACCTGGACGCCGGTGGCGGTGAGTTCGTCCGCGAGTTCCCGGGCGCCGGGCGCGTCGGGGCCGCGCCGGCTGACGAGCAGCAGGTGGTCGGCCCCGTCGGCGGCGAGCGCGCGGGCGACGTGCTGTCCGACGGCGCCGGTGGCGCCGGTCACCAGGACGGTGCCGGCGGGCTTCCAGGGGTCGCCGCCGGGGCGGTGCGGTGCGTGTTCGAGGCGCCGGGCGTACGCGCCGGACTCGCGCACCACGAGCTGGTCCTCGCCCTTGCCGGCGGTCAGGACGCCCGCGAACAGGGCGGGGGTACGGGGACCGGGCTCGGCCGGAAGGTCGACCAGGCCGCCCCACCGGTCGGGGTGTTCGAGCGCGGCGACCCTGCCGAGGCCCCACACGGCGGCCTGGCGGTGGCCGGTCGGCACGTCGCCGGGGCCGTGGGCGACGGCGTCCCGGGTGGCGCACCACAGGGGCGCGGTGATCCCGGCGTCGCCGAGGGCCTGGACGAGCGCGGCGGTGGTGGTGACGGGGTGTTCGACGGCCAGCAGGGACAGCACGCCCTCGGGGGCGGTGTCCGCGCGGGCGGTGAGGAGCGCGGCGAGCGCCGCGCGGTCCCGCGCCTCGTCGGACACGGTGAGGGTGTCGATGTCCAGTCCCCGGTCGGCGAGGCCGGTCAGGACGGTCTTCAGCCACGAGTCGTCGGCGGACGTCTCGGGGACGACGGCGAGCCACCGTCCCCGTACGGCCGTGTCGGACACGGACACCGGGCGCCAGCCGGCGCGGTGACGCCAGCCGTCCACCTCGGAGTTGGCCTGTCGCTGCGAGTGCCAGCCGGCGAGCGCGGGCAGTACGGCGCCGACGGCGTTCTCGTCCGTGACACCGAGGGTCGCGGCCACGGCGGGCACGTCGCCGTCGGTGACGAGCTGCCAGAAGGCGTCGCCGCACTCCGCGTCCGGCTGCCCGGGGGCGCCGTATCCGAGCGCGGGGGCGTTCTCCCAGTGGCGGTCGCGCCGGAAGGGGTAGGTGGGCAGCGGGACGCGCCGGGCGCCCGCGAACACCGCGTGCCAGTCCGGTCCCCCGCCGCTGGTGTGCAGCAGGCACAGGGCCTCGATCAGCGCCGTGGTGGGCTCGCGGTCGCGGCGCTGGGTGCCGATGACGTCGGGGACGACGTCCTGGGCCATGCCGGTGAGGACGGCGTCCGGGCCGACCTCCAGGAAGCGGGTGGCGCCCTCGGCGGCGAGGGTGGTGACGCCGTCGTGGAAGCGGACGGCGCCGCGTACGTGCCGCACCCAGTACTCGGGGGTGGCGAGTTCGTCGCCGCCGATCAGGCCGGTGACGTTGGAGACGACGGGGACCGTCGGGGCGTGGAAGGTGAGGGTGGAGAGGATGTCGCGGAAGGCGTCGAGCATGCCGTCCATGCGCCGGGAGTGGAAGGCGTGCGACACCTTCAGCCGGTTGGTCTTCTCGAACCGCGCGGCGACGGCGAGGGCGGCCTCCTCGTCGCCGGAGACGACCACGGCGCGGGGGCCGTTGACGGCGGCGATGTCGACGCCGTCGGTGAGCAGCGGAACGATCTCGCTCTCGGGCGCGGCGACGGCGATCATGGCGCCGCCCTCGGGCAGGGCCTGCATGAGCCGGCCGCGCGCGGAGACCAGGGCGACGGCGTCGGTCAGCGTGAGGACACCCGCGACATGGGCGGCGACGATCTCGCCGATGGAGTGGCCGCCCAGCAGGTCGGGCCGTACACCCCAGCTCTCCAGCTGCCGGAAGAGGGCCGTCTCGAAGGCGAACAGCGCCGCCTGGGTGTACTGGGTCTGGTTCAGGAGCGTGGACCCGGTGTCGAACATGACCTCGCGCAGGGGCTGTTCGAGGTGTTCGTCGAAGGCGTCGGAGATCTCGTCCAGGACGCGGGCGAAGACGGGGTGCGCGGCGTACAGGTCGCGTCCCATGCCGGGGCGCTGGGAGCCCTGGCCGGAGAACAGGACGGCGAGCCGGCCCTCCTCGGCGACGGTGCGCGGCTTCTCCCGGCCGTCGGCCAGCGCCTGGAGCCCGGCGCGGAGCCCGGCCAGGTCGGTGCCCGTGACGGCGGCCCGGTGGGCGAACGCGGAGCGGGTGGTGGCGAGGGAGTAGCCGATGTCGGCGGGGGTGGCCGGGTCGGCGGTGTCGTACGTGTCGAGGGCGTCGAGGAGCCGGCCCGCCTGGGCGCGTACGGCTTCCGCGGTACGGCCGGACAACACCCAGGGCACCACGGGCAGTTCGGCGCCGGACCCGGGCCGCTCGGCCTCGGTCCCGGCGGCTTCCTCCACGATGACGTGGGCGTTGGTGCCGGAGATGCCGAACGAGGAGACGCCGGCGCGGCGGGGTGCGCCGTCCCCGTCCCAGGGCAGCGACTCGGTGAGCAGTTCGACGTCGCCGGCCGTCCAGTCCACGGCGGTGGAGGGCCGCTCGGCGTGCAGCGTCTTGGGCAGCACCCCGGCGCGCATCGCCATGACGACCTTGATGACGGCGGCGACCCCGGCGGCGGCCTGCGGGTGGCCCATGTTGGACTTGATGGAGCCGAGGTGCAGGGGCCGGCCCTGGGGGCGGTCCTGGCCGTAGGTGGCGAGGACGGCCTGTGCCTCGATGGGGTCGCCGAGGGTGGTGCCGGTGCCGTGCGCCTCGACGAGGTCGATCTGGTGCGGGGCGAGGCGGGCGTCGGCGAGGGCCTGGCGGATGACTCGGATCTGCGCGGGCCCGCTCGGGGCGGTCATGCCGTTGGAGGCGCCGTCCTGGTTGATGGCGCTGCCGCGGATCACGGCGAGGACCTCGTGGCCGTTGCGGCGGGCGTCGGAGAGACGCTCCACGAGGAGCATGCCGGCGCCCTCGGCCCAGGCGGCGCCGGCGGCGTCCTCGGAGAAGGAGTGGCAGCGGCCGTCGGGCGACAGGGCGCGGCGTTCGCTGAACTCCACGAACATCTCGGGGCTCGCCATCACGGCGGCGCCGCCCGCGAGGGCGAGGGTGCACTCGCCCCGGCGCAGCGCCAGGCAGGCGTTGTGCAGGGCGACGAGCGAGGACGAGCAGGCCGTGTCCATGGTGACGGCGGGGCCTTCGAGGCCCAGGGTGTAGGCGATGCGTCCGGAGACGATGCTGCCGGAGATGGTGCCGCCGACGTAGTCGTGGTGCATGAGGCCGACGAAGACACCGGTGGGGGTGCCCTTCACGGAGAGCGGGTCGATTCCGGCGCGCTCGAACGCCTCCCAGGAGGTTTCCAGCAGGAGCCGCTGCTGCGGGTCGGTGCCCGCCGCGTCCTTGGGGCTGATGCCGAAGAACGCCGGGTCGGACTCGGCGGCGTCGTGCAGGAACCCGCCGTGCCGTACGTAGCTCTTGCCGGGCTTGCCGGGCTCGGGGTCGTACAGCGCGTCGATGTCCCAGCCCCGGTCGACCGGGAATCCGGTGACGACGTCGGTGCCGTCGGCGACGATCCGCCACAGCTCCTCGGGGGTGCGGGCGCCGCCGGGGTAGCGGCAGCCCATGCCGATGACGGCGATCGGCTCGCTGTACTGCTCCTCCAGCTCGCGCACCCGCAGGCGGCTTCGCTCCAGCTCGGTCGTGGCCCGCTTGAGGTAGTCGCGGAGCTTGTCCTGAGTGGCGGACTCTTCCATTACCGGGCTCCCAGTTCGTTGTCGATCTTCGCGAAGAGTTCCTCGTCGGTGGCGGATCCCAGGTCGGCGGGCCCGGCACCGCCGGCCGCCGCGGCGTGGGTGTCGTGCCAGGTGCGCAGCAGCGCCTCCAGGCGTGCCCCGACGCGGGTGTGCGCGTCGTCGTGGTCGGGCAGGGCGGCGAGTTCCGCCTCCAGCCGGTCCACCCCGACGAGCAGGACCCGGACCAGGTCGGCGGGGCCGGGGACGAGCTGTTCCTTGAGGTACGCGGCCAGGGCGAGCGGCGTGGGCCGGTCGAAGACCAGCGTCGCCGGGAGGGTGAGGCCGGT
Above is a window of Streptomyces sp. NBC_01498 DNA encoding:
- a CDS encoding type I polyketide synthase, with translation MEESATQDKLRDYLKRATTELERSRLRVRELEEQYSEPIAVIGMGCRYPGGARTPEELWRIVADGTDVVTGFPVDRGWDIDALYDPEPGKPGKSYVRHGGFLHDAAESDPAFFGISPKDAAGTDPQQRLLLETSWEAFERAGIDPLSVKGTPTGVFVGLMHHDYVGGTISGSIVSGRIAYTLGLEGPAVTMDTACSSSLVALHNACLALRRGECTLALAGGAAVMASPEMFVEFSERRALSPDGRCHSFSEDAAGAAWAEGAGMLLVERLSDARRNGHEVLAVIRGSAINQDGASNGMTAPSGPAQIRVIRQALADARLAPHQIDLVEAHGTGTTLGDPIEAQAVLATYGQDRPQGRPLHLGSIKSNMGHPQAAAGVAAVIKVVMAMRAGVLPKTLHAERPSTAVDWTAGDVELLTESLPWDGDGAPRRAGVSSFGISGTNAHVIVEEAAGTEAERPGSGAELPVVPWVLSGRTAEAVRAQAGRLLDALDTYDTADPATPADIGYSLATTRSAFAHRAAVTGTDLAGLRAGLQALADGREKPRTVAEEGRLAVLFSGQGSQRPGMGRDLYAAHPVFARVLDEISDAFDEHLEQPLREVMFDTGSTLLNQTQYTQAALFAFETALFRQLESWGVRPDLLGGHSIGEIVAAHVAGVLTLTDAVALVSARGRLMQALPEGGAMIAVAAPESEIVPLLTDGVDIAAVNGPRAVVVSGDEEAALAVAARFEKTNRLKVSHAFHSRRMDGMLDAFRDILSTLTFHAPTVPVVSNVTGLIGGDELATPEYWVRHVRGAVRFHDGVTTLAAEGATRFLEVGPDAVLTGMAQDVVPDVIGTQRRDREPTTALIEALCLLHTSGGGPDWHAVFAGARRVPLPTYPFRRDRHWENAPALGYGAPGQPDAECGDAFWQLVTDGDVPAVAATLGVTDENAVGAVLPALAGWHSQRQANSEVDGWRHRAGWRPVSVSDTAVRGRWLAVVPETSADDSWLKTVLTGLADRGLDIDTLTVSDEARDRAALAALLTARADTAPEGVLSLLAVEHPVTTTAALVQALGDAGITAPLWCATRDAVAHGPGDVPTGHRQAAVWGLGRVAALEHPDRWGGLVDLPAEPGPRTPALFAGVLTAGKGEDQLVVRESGAYARRLEHAPHRPGGDPWKPAGTVLVTGATGAVGQHVARALAADGADHLLLVSRRGPDAPGARELADELTATGVQVTLAACDTSDRSALAALLGTVPAAHPLTAVFHLAGVLDDGVLDALTPERFDTVLRSKAETAHHLHELTQDSDLNAFVLFSSLTATVGGAGQANYAAANASLDALAEYRRATGLPATSVAWGPWGGGGMAADHTVRDAGRALGIRQLDPDRALTALRRALDSGDTVVTLADVDWSAFAAAFAAGRPAPLFGDLPEVQAAPAADSAVPDDFARTLAGLTAGERDRALQDLVCGQAATVLGHSGPDGVEATTAFRDLGFDSLSSVDLRNRISAAAGVPLPATLIFDYATPAALAKHLGTELGGAEESVDSVLAELDRLAARLAELSAADLQEGRVPSRVRAVLNGLDERVARQDDTGAVAGRLEEASADDVFAFIDRELGSA